The Methanosphaera sp. BMS genome contains a region encoding:
- a CDS encoding adenosylhomocysteinase: MAYDIKDINLAPLGEKKIKWVQRHMPILESIKKDFEETKPFEGITIGSCLHLEPKTINLGLTLQAGGAEVVMTGCNPLSTQDDATAAGAKLGLNMYGWTGQTNEEYYEHLNKVLDYEPDIVIDDGADLIFLIHKERPELLEKLRGGCEETTTGIHRLKAMHQDKALKIPVMAVNDSYMKYLFDNRYGTGQSTFDSIMGTTNSVIAGQTVVVCGYGWCGRGIAMRADGLGANVIVTEVDPIRALEARMDGYRVMTVKQALKEADIVVTATGNRDIISGDDFEYVKDGCMLANAGHFNVEINEEDLLKYTREKETIKPDIESYTLKDGRNVYLLAGGRLVNLAGEHGQGHPAEIMDLSFAMQALSAKRILEEDMQPGVYKTRDEVDVEVAKLKLKSMNIEIDELTAEQKDYLNSWDIGT; this comes from the coding sequence ATGGCCTATGATATTAAAGATATTAATTTAGCTCCATTGGGAGAAAAAAAGATTAAATGGGTACAAAGACACATGCCCATACTTGAAAGTATCAAAAAAGACTTTGAAGAAACTAAACCATTTGAGGGAATAACAATAGGATCATGTCTACACCTGGAACCAAAAACGATAAATCTCGGTCTGACTCTACAGGCAGGTGGAGCAGAAGTCGTGATGACAGGATGTAATCCACTTTCAACACAAGATGATGCAACCGCGGCGGGTGCAAAACTCGGACTGAACATGTACGGCTGGACCGGCCAAACAAACGAGGAATACTATGAACACCTGAACAAGGTATTGGACTATGAACCGGACATTGTCATAGATGACGGTGCAGACCTAATATTCCTAATACACAAAGAAAGACCTGAACTACTCGAAAAACTACGGGGAGGATGTGAAGAAACAACCACAGGTATACACAGACTTAAAGCAATGCACCAGGACAAAGCACTTAAAATACCAGTCATGGCAGTAAACGATTCATACATGAAATACCTATTTGACAACAGATATGGAACAGGCCAATCAACATTCGATTCAATAATGGGTACGACCAACTCAGTAATCGCCGGTCAAACAGTAGTAGTATGCGGATACGGATGGTGCGGAAGAGGAATCGCAATGCGGGCAGACGGACTTGGAGCAAATGTGATAGTCACGGAAGTAGATCCAATCAGAGCCCTAGAGGCAAGGATGGATGGATACCGTGTAATGACGGTAAAACAAGCCCTCAAAGAGGCCGATATTGTCGTAACCGCCACCGGAAACCGAGACATAATCTCCGGCGACGACTTTGAATACGTCAAAGACGGATGTATGCTGGCAAATGCAGGACACTTCAATGTGGAAATAAACGAAGAAGACCTACTTAAATATACCCGGGAAAAGGAAACAATAAAACCGGACATCGAATCCTACACGCTAAAAGACGGAAGAAACGTGTACCTGCTTGCAGGCGGAAGACTTGTTAACCTTGCAGGAGAACACGGCCAGGGACATCCGGCTGAAATAATGGATTTAAGCTTTGCAATGCAGGCACTGTCAGCAAAACGTATACTTGAAGAAGACATGCAACCTGGAGTATATAAAACAAGAGATGAAGTAGACGTGGAAGTAGCAAAACTTAAACTTAAATCCATGAATATAGAAATAGATGAATTGACCGCCGAACAAAAAGATTACTTGAACAGCTGGGATATAGGTACATAA
- a CDS encoding methionine adenosyltransferase: MRNIKIEKAIQKPIEQNEIEIVERKGIGHPDSISDGIAESVSRILSQTYKKKAGHVLHHNTDEVQITAGESDPKFGGGQIIKPIEILLTGRAAKEFTLPDGETHKVGVDTIAIEAAKGFLKDTIINLDVEHGTVVECKIGQGSADLRDVFQRTNQIPSSNDTSFGVGFAPLSQTENLVLKTEELLNSRDFKKQYPHIGEDIKVMGLREKDNITLTIAAAFVSKYVDDVDAYLNMKAELNEIIKDLAAKTTNYSVDTLINTADDESKKDESGYYLTVTGTSAEMGDDGSVGRGNRANGLITPNRPMSMEATSGKNPINHVGKIYNLLSNEITKEVVSEIEGVQDIDMIILSQIGKPIDQPRTATAHIQTKEGYEIEDVEEDVAIIIDKWLKNITDIKDFMLEGKLRTF; the protein is encoded by the coding sequence TAGAAAAAGCAATTCAAAAACCAATTGAACAAAATGAAATTGAAATTGTTGAAAGAAAAGGAATAGGACATCCTGATAGTATTAGTGATGGTATAGCAGAGTCAGTTAGCCGCATACTATCACAAACATACAAAAAAAAGGCCGGGCATGTGTTACACCATAACACTGATGAAGTACAGATTACGGCGGGTGAATCGGATCCAAAATTTGGTGGTGGCCAGATTATAAAACCTATTGAAATATTACTTACAGGTAGGGCAGCAAAAGAATTTACACTACCAGATGGGGAAACACACAAAGTAGGTGTAGATACCATAGCAATAGAAGCCGCGAAGGGTTTTTTAAAAGATACAATAATAAACTTGGATGTTGAACATGGAACAGTAGTGGAATGTAAAATAGGACAGGGATCCGCTGACTTACGTGATGTATTCCAAAGAACGAACCAAATACCATCATCAAATGATACATCATTTGGTGTAGGATTTGCACCATTATCACAGACAGAAAATCTTGTTCTTAAAACAGAGGAATTACTCAACAGTAGGGACTTTAAAAAGCAATATCCTCATATAGGAGAAGATATCAAGGTAATGGGTTTACGTGAAAAAGATAACATAACACTTACAATTGCGGCAGCATTCGTTTCAAAATATGTTGATGACGTAGATGCATACCTAAACATGAAAGCGGAATTAAATGAAATAATTAAGGATTTAGCAGCAAAAACAACAAATTACTCTGTAGACACACTCATCAACACAGCTGATGATGAAAGTAAGAAAGATGAATCAGGTTACTACTTAACAGTAACAGGTACAAGTGCAGAAATGGGGGATGATGGATCAGTAGGTCGTGGAAATCGTGCAAATGGATTAATAACACCAAATAGACCAATGTCTATGGAAGCAACCAGTGGTAAAAATCCAATCAACCACGTAGGAAAAATATACAACCTATTATCAAACGAAATAACAAAAGAAGTAGTAAGTGAGATAGAAGGTGTACAGGACATTGACATGATAATCTTAAGTCAAATAGGAAAACCAATCGACCAACCAAGAACCGCAACAGCACACATACAAACAAAAGAAGGATATGAAATCGAAGATGTGGAAGAAGATGTAGCAATAATCATTGACAAATGGTTAAAAAACATCACAGATATCAAAGATTTCATGCTTGAAGGAAAACTAAGAACATTTTGA